In Deltaproteobacteria bacterium GWC2_55_46, a single window of DNA contains:
- a CDS encoding fatty acid hydroxylase, whose product MNMFILDSEIYIRLGFFLSIFAFMAVWEIAAPRRAFTTSKLSRWYRNISITFLNAVVVRILFPVTALGVALIARERGWGVFNIFSAGDLIAGVIAIMALDLIIYLQHRWFHSAQTFWRIHMVHHTDLDVDVTTGARFHPFEIILSMMIKMLAIIIIGAPAWSVLAFEVLLNGTSMFNHSNAYIGLRTDGILRKFIVTPDMHRVHHSVLTDETNSNFGFNLPWWDHLFGTYRRLPADGHQGMTIGLPDFRDPDRLTLSSILAMPVTMGKRS is encoded by the coding sequence ATGAATATGTTCATCCTTGATAGCGAGATCTACATAAGGCTCGGATTTTTCCTGTCTATCTTCGCGTTTATGGCTGTGTGGGAGATCGCGGCGCCTCGCAGGGCCTTCACCACTTCAAAGCTCTCCCGCTGGTACAGAAATATTTCCATAACCTTTCTCAACGCCGTTGTTGTACGCATTCTTTTTCCTGTGACAGCCTTGGGTGTCGCCCTTATCGCCAGGGAGCGAGGATGGGGGGTCTTCAATATATTTTCGGCAGGTGATTTGATAGCGGGGGTCATAGCTATCATGGCCCTTGATCTGATCATTTATCTTCAGCACCGCTGGTTTCATTCCGCTCAGACCTTCTGGCGCATTCACATGGTCCACCATACGGACCTTGATGTCGATGTAACGACCGGGGCCAGATTCCATCCTTTTGAGATCATCCTCTCGATGATGATAAAGATGCTCGCGATCATCATAATCGGCGCTCCGGCCTGGTCCGTTCTGGCGTTTGAGGTCTTGCTCAACGGGACTTCGATGTTCAATCACTCCAACGCCTATATAGGCCTTCGAACCGACGGTATCCTGAGAAAATTTATCGTGACGCCTGATATGCACCGGGTCCATCATTCCGTATTGACCGATGAGACCAACAGCAACTTCGGCTTTAACCTGCCGTGGTGGGACCATTTGTTCGGCACCTACCGGCGTCTGCCTGCAGACGGGCATCAAGGCATGACGATCGGCCTCCCCGATTTCAGAGACCCGGACCGTCTAACGCTGTCATCAATCCTGGCCATGCCTGTTACCATGGGAAAACGGAGTTAG
- a CDS encoding addiction module protein, protein METYPYSIEYYLTAANKKPFKEWLGGLDIGARAKIRVRLDRVRLGNLGKNRSVGEGVYELKIDYGPGYRVYYALNGKTVVLLLIGGDKSTQKKDILLAKAYWQDHKERKQ, encoded by the coding sequence ATGGAAACGTACCCATACTCTATCGAGTATTACCTGACAGCTGCCAATAAAAAGCCATTTAAAGAATGGCTGGGCGGCTTAGATATTGGGGCAAGGGCAAAGATTCGCGTCAGGCTGGATAGGGTTAGGCTGGGTAATCTGGGTAAAAACCGTTCTGTTGGTGAAGGGGTTTACGAATTAAAAATCGATTATGGCCCAGGGTACAGGGTTTACTATGCGCTGAATGGAAAAACAGTTGTGTTGTTACTGATTGGCGGCGATAAATCGACCCAGAAAAAAGATATCTTACTGGCAAAAGCCTATTGGCAAGATCACAAAGAGAGGAAACAATGA
- a CDS encoding putative addiction module antidote protein, producing the protein MTKKITSYQEDLIESLKDPREAAEYLNAAIEDGDKEVFLLAMRNVILAHGGMAVVAKKARMNRESLYRMLSKKGNPELKSILNLLQIVGLKISIESGKNSRTKTVKRKAA; encoded by the coding sequence ATGACTAAAAAAATCACCAGTTATCAGGAAGACCTGATCGAGTCCTTAAAAGACCCGCGTGAAGCCGCCGAATATCTAAATGCGGCAATTGAAGATGGGGATAAAGAAGTTTTTCTTTTAGCAATGCGGAATGTGATTCTTGCTCATGGTGGAATGGCGGTAGTCGCAAAAAAGGCGCGTATGAATCGAGAAAGCCTTTATCGTATGCTTTCAAAGAAGGGCAATCCAGAACTTAAAAGCATTTTAAATCTGCTTCAAATTGTTGGGCTGAAGATCAGTATTGAATCGGGGAAAAACAGCCGTACTAAAACAGTTAAGCGTAAGGCTGCATAG
- a CDS encoding PhnA protein: MDVKDSNGNALSDGDSVQVIKDLKVKGSSITLKRGKVFKSIRLTSKNDEVECREGKTTIVLRTEFLKKA, translated from the coding sequence ATGGACGTAAAGGACAGCAACGGAAACGCCCTTAGCGATGGGGATTCTGTGCAGGTCATCAAAGACCTTAAGGTAAAGGGCTCTTCCATCACCCTTAAAAGGGGGAAGGTCTTTAAAAGCATCCGCCTCACCTCTAAAAACGATGAGGTCGAGTGCCGTGAGGGTAAGACCACGATTGTTCTAAGGACGGAATTTTTGAAAAAGGCCTGA
- a CDS encoding polysaccharide deacetylase: protein MKHGGHGLKALILSSSIVLFFCQSAVAEVITSLPDPGKNAVALTFDACETKTPSHFDKKVLDYLVKEKIPFTVFITGRFAERNKEDILRLAELGFVELENHSRNHVMHMEALSEKEVLEEISDNVLKGITGKKTKFFRFPAGNYDQKTLELVERKYKVVHWTFPSGDPDKNITAEMLVKSVTSNTRPGDILIFHINGRGYGTAEALPEIVERLRKRGLHFVKLEEIIQP from the coding sequence TTGAAGCACGGCGGCCATGGCCTTAAGGCCCTCATTTTATCTTCATCCATCGTTCTCTTTTTTTGTCAGAGCGCAGTCGCGGAAGTCATTACCTCGCTGCCCGACCCAGGCAAAAACGCTGTTGCCCTGACCTTTGACGCGTGCGAGACAAAGACCCCGTCGCACTTCGACAAAAAGGTCCTCGATTACCTCGTTAAAGAAAAGATACCATTTACGGTCTTCATAACGGGCAGGTTCGCTGAAAGGAACAAAGAAGACATATTAAGGCTTGCCGAGCTTGGCTTTGTCGAGTTGGAGAACCATTCGAGGAACCATGTCATGCACATGGAGGCGTTGAGCGAAAAAGAGGTGCTCGAAGAGATATCCGATAACGTGCTCAAGGGGATAACCGGCAAAAAGACGAAGTTTTTCAGGTTTCCGGCAGGTAACTATGACCAGAAGACGCTCGAGCTGGTCGAGCGGAAATACAAGGTGGTACATTGGACCTTCCCAAGCGGCGACCCTGATAAGAATATAACCGCGGAGATGCTTGTAAAGTCAGTCACCTCAAATACCAGGCCAGGCGACATATTGATCTTTCATATAAACGGGAGGGGGTACGGCACGGCAGAGGCGTTGCCGGAGATAGTCGAGCGGCTTAGGAAAAGGGGGCTCCATTTTGTAAAACTGGAGGAGATTATCCAGCCCTGA
- a CDS encoding tRNA-specific adenosine deaminase produces the protein MAEAMKEARKAAAKGEVPVGAVIVLDGKVIARGHNRRETANDPCAHAELLAIRSASRKLGSWRLSGTTLYVTLEPCLMCMGAIVLARIPRMVFGPMDPKAGAAGSLYDIPADSRLNHRVHTRAGVLASVSEELLKSFFRKLRAEKREKRGEKPS, from the coding sequence ATGGCCGAGGCCATGAAAGAGGCCCGAAAGGCCGCCGCAAAGGGCGAGGTGCCTGTAGGCGCGGTGATAGTCCTCGACGGCAAGGTAATAGCCAGGGGCCATAACAGGCGTGAGACAGCGAACGACCCTTGCGCCCACGCGGAGCTTCTCGCCATCAGGTCAGCCTCAAGAAAGCTCGGCAGCTGGAGGCTTTCAGGGACGACGCTTTACGTAACGCTCGAGCCGTGCCTCATGTGCATGGGGGCGATAGTCCTGGCGCGCATCCCAAGGATGGTCTTCGGCCCCATGGACCCGAAGGCGGGCGCGGCTGGCTCTCTTTACGACATACCGGCCGACAGCAGGCTTAACCACAGGGTCCATACAAGGGCAGGGGTCCTCGCGTCAGTATCGGAAGAGCTCCTTAAATCATTTTTCAGGAAGCTAAGGGCGGAAAAAAGGGAAAAAAGAGGGGAAAAGCCCTCGTAA